A genomic region of Trifolium pratense cultivar HEN17-A07 linkage group LG3, ARS_RC_1.1, whole genome shotgun sequence contains the following coding sequences:
- the LOC123916445 gene encoding inositol-3-phosphate synthase-like translates to MFIENFKVESPNVKYTETEIESVYSYETTELVHQKNTNDTYEWVVKPKTVKYEFKTQTNLPKLGVMLVGWGGNNGSSLTGGVIANREGISWATKDNIQQANYFGSLTQASAIRVGSFQGEEIYAPFKSLLPMVNPEDIVWGGWDISDMNLADAMGRAKVFDIDLQKQLRPYMESMVPLPGIYDPDFIAANQGDRANNIIKGTKKEQLQQVIKDIKEFKEANKVDKVVVLWTANTERYSNIVVGLNDTVENLLASVDKNESEISPSTLFALACVLENVPFINGSPQNTFVPGLIDLAIKRNSLIGGDDFKSGQTKMKSVLVDFLVGAGIKPTSIVSYNHLGNNDGMNLSAPQTFRSKEISKSNVVDDMVNSNAILYGPGEHPDHVVVIKYVPYVGDSKRAMDEYTSEIFMGGKNTIVMHNTCEDSLLAAPIILDLVLLAELSTRIQFKSEHEDKFHTFHPVATILSYLTKAPLVPPGTPVVNALSKQRSMLENILRACVGLAPENNMILEYK, encoded by the exons ATGTTCATCGAGAATTTTAAGGTTGAGAGTCCTAACGTGAAGTACACAGAGACTGAGATTGAGTCCGTGTACAGTTACGAAACAACCGAACTTGTTCATCAGAAGAACACAAATGACACTTATGAGTGGGTTGTTAAGCCCAAAACTGTCAAATATGAATTTAAAACTCAAACCAATCTCCCTAAATTAGG GGTAATGCTTGTTGGGTGGGGTGGAAACAATGGTTCATCCCTCACTGGTGGTGTTATTGCAAACCGAGA GGGTATTTCATGGGCAACAAAGGACAATATTCAGCAAGCCAATTATTTTGGTTCACTGACCCAAGCATCAGCTATCAGAGTGGGGTCTTTCCAAGGGGAAGAAATCTATGCCCCGTTCAAGAGCCTTCTTCCAATG GTAAACCCTGAGGACATAGTGTGGGGAGGATGGGATATCAGTGACATGAACCTAGCTGATGCTATGGGTAGAGCCAAGGTGTTTGACATAGACCTACAGAAACAGTTGAGGCCTTACATGGAATCCATGGTTCCACTCCCTGGAATCTATGACCCTGATTTCATTGCTGCTAATCAAGGAGATCGTGCTAACAACATCATTAAAggaacaaagaaagaacaacTTCAACAAGTCATCAAAGACATTAA GGAGTTTAAGGAAGCTAACAAGGTTGACAAGGTTGTTGTACTTTGGACTGCAAACACTGAGAGGTACAGTAATATTGTTGTGGGACTAAATGACACTGTGGAGAATCTCTTGGCTTCTGTGGACAAGAATGAATCTGAGATTTCTCCTTCAACCCTATTTGCTTTGGCTTGTGTTCTTGAAAATGTTCCTTTCATCAATGGAAGCCCTCAAAACACCTTTGTCCCAG GGTTGATTGATTTGGCTATCAAAAGGAACAGTTTGATCGGCGGAGATGACTTCAAGAGTGGTCAGACAAAAATGAAGTCTGTGCTAGTTGATTTCCTTGTGGGAGCTGGTATCAAA CCAACATCAATAGTGAGTTACAACCATTTGGGAAACAATGATGGAATGAATCTCTCTGCACCGCAAACCTTCCGCTCCAAGGAAATCTCGAAGAGCAACGTCGTTGATGATATGGTTAACAGCAATGCAATCCTCTATGGACCTGGTGAACATCCAGACCATGTTGTTGTCATTAAG TATGTGCCTTATGTGGGAGACAGCAAGAGAGCAATGGATGAGTACACTTCTGAGATATTTATGGGTGGAAAGAACACTATTGTGATGCATAACAcatgtgaagattctcttttggCTGCTCCAATTATCTTGGACTTGGTCCTTCTTGCTGAGCTTAGCACTAGAATCCAGTTCAAATCTGAACATGAg GACAAGTTCCACACATTCCACCCTGTTGCAACCATCCTCAGTTACCTCACTAAGGCTCCTCTT GTTCCACCAGGTACACCAGTAGTGAATGCATTATCAAAGCAGAGATCTATGCTGGAAAACATTCTGAGAGCTTGTGTTGGATTGGCACCTGAGAACAACATGATCCTTGAATACAAGTGA
- the LOC123914543 gene encoding VQ motif-containing protein 10-like, with protein sequence MSGGSSRMMNPVKIVIINTQYVETDATSFKFVVQKLTGKESDAEAKVEKSQKKKHNQSGGGSFHMSDVSFKEFDRLLNDMPLINEIWSDNLIN encoded by the coding sequence aTGAGTGGTGGAAGCAGTAGGATGATGAATCCTGTGAAGATTGTGATCATCAACACACAATATGTAGAAACTGATGCTACAAGTTTCAAATTTGTTGTTCAGAAACTCACTGGTAAAGAATCTGATGCAGAAGCAAAAGTTGAAAAATCTCAGAAGAAGAAGCATAATCAAAGTGGGGGTGGCTCTTTTCATATGAGTGATGTGTCGTTTAAGGAGTTTGATAGACTTCTTAATGATATGCCACTTATTAATGAGATTTGGTCTGATAAtctgattaattaa
- the LOC123915693 gene encoding inositol-3-phosphate synthase-like translates to MFIENFKVESPNVKYTETEIESVYSYETTELVHQKNTNDTYEWVVKPKTVKYEFKTQTNLPKLGVMLVGWGGNNGSSLTGGVIANREGISWATKDNIQQANYFGSLTQASAIRVGSFQGEEIYAPFKSLLPMVNPEDIVWGGWDISDMNLADAMGRAKVFDIDLQKQLRPYMESMVPLPGIYDPDFIAANQGDRANNIIKGTKKEQLQQVIKDIKEFKEANKVDKVVVLWTANTERYSNIVVGLNDTMENLLASVDKNESEISPSTLFALACVLENVPFINGSPQNTFVPGLIDLAIKRNSLIGGDDFKSGQTKMKSVLVDFLVGAGIKPTSIVSYNHLGNNDGMNLSAPQTFRSKEISKSNVVDDMVNSNAILYGPGEHPDHVVVIKYVPYVGDSKRAMDEYTSEIFMGGKNTIVMHNTCEDSLLAAPIILDLVLLAELSTRIQFKSEHEDKFHTFHPVATILSYLTKAPLVPPGTPVVNALSKQRSMLENILRACVGLAPENNMILEYK, encoded by the exons ATGTTCATCGAGAATTTTAAGGTTGAGAGTCCTAACGTGAAGTACACAGAGACTGAGATTGAGTCCGTGTACAGTTACGAAACAACCGAACTTGTTCATCAGAAGAACACAAATGACACTTATGAGTGGGTTGTTAAGCCCAAAACTGTCAAATATGAATTTAAAACTCAAACCAATCTCCCTAAATTAGG GGTAATGCTTGTTGGGTGGGGTGGAAACAATGGTTCATCCCTCACTGGTGGTGTTATTGCAAACCGAGA GGGTATTTCATGGGCAACAAAGGACAACATTCAGCAAGCCAATTATTTTGGTTCACTGACCCAAGCATCAGCTATCAGAGTGGGGTCTTTCCAAGGGGAAGAAATCTATGCCCCATTCAAGAGCCTTCTTCCAATG GTAAACCCTGAGGACATAGTGTGGGGAGGATGGGATATCAGTGACATGAACCTAGCTGATGCCATGGGTAGAGCCAAGGTGTTTGACATAGACCTACAGAAACAGTTGAGGCCTTACATGGAATCCATGGTTCCACTCCCTGGAATCTATGACCCTGATTTCATTGCTGCTAATCAAGGAGATCGTGCTAACAACATCATTAAAggaacaaagaaagaacaacTTCAACAAGTCATCAAAGACATTAA GGAGTTTAAGGAAGCTAACAAGGTTGACAAGGTTGTTGTACTTTGGACTGCAAACACTGAGAGGTACAGTAATATTGTTGTGGGACTAAATGACACTATGGAGAATCTCTTGGCTTCTGTGGACAAGAATGAATCTGAGATTTCTCCTTCAACCCTATTTGCTTTGGCTTGTGTTCTTGAAAATGTTCCTTTCATCAATGGAAGCCCTCAAAACACCTTTGTCCCAG GGTTGATTGATTTGGCTATCAAAAGGAACAGTTTGATCGGCGGAGATGACTTCAAGAGTGGTCAGACAAAAATGAAGTCTGTGCTAGTTGATTTCCTTGTGGGAGCTGGTATCAAA CCAACATCAATAGTGAGTTACAACCATTTGGGAAACAATGATGGAATGAATCTCTCTGCACCGCAAACCTTCCGCTCCAAGGAAATCTCGAAGAGCAACGTCGTTGATGATATGGTTAACAGCAATGCAATCCTCTATGGACCTGGTGAACATCCAGACCATGTTGTTGTCATTAAG TATGTGCCTTATGTGGGAGACAGCAAGAGAGCAATGGATGAGTACACTTCTGAGATATTTATGGGTGGAAAGAACACTATTGTGATGCATAACAcatgtgaagattctcttttggCTGCTCCAATTATCTTGGACTTGGTCCTTCTTGCTGAGCTTAGCACTAGAATCCAGTTCAAATCTGAACATGAg GACAAGTTCCACACATTCCACCCTGTTGCAACCATCCTCAGTTACCTCACTAAGGCTCCTCTT GTTCCACCAGGTACACCAGTAGTGAATGCATTATCAAAGCAGAGATCTATGCTGGAAAACATTCTGAGAGCTTGTGTTGGATTGGCACCTGAGAACAACATGATCCTTGAATACAAGTGA